In a single window of the Micromonospora inositola genome:
- a CDS encoding VWA domain-containing protein — protein sequence MPHPSAHQRPGHTTAAGGDPDWQDWSDAWTRHIPVLTGRTDLTVTVAPGAGGGAPACFYPDQRRIEVDATHIGAPDTANPKRAGHKRLVPTAYGLLVHEAAHAAHSQWRTPPGTPPVVAAVAEVLEESRIEYRQRTRRRGDRRWLRHTVTTLISGGDAPVDDPWHAGHLAGLLLARVDARIITAKDIRGVRAAVTAILGRKRLLQLRDVWRQAHATDDSDADSMVDLAWRWCRILGIDPRLQPQTPVPDPGVFAGRLAQALTDYLAHAAGLTPAEYRAQQLNARFSAPATWSRREPTDAERAAARHLAARLRRARTHQPEPDTRPSLIPPGRLRTRHAITAQAQRAAGTIPTATPWQQRATLPPPKPTLHLGVIVDVSYSMHPYAGPMSSAGWILAHAARSNDAVTATIAFGSDVTLLIGPRQRPTQVLEMNTFGGSSTFIDAVKLADEVLHLRQPGRLRMLAVVSDGDLDDIPAAQRLVSALHRAGCAVLWLRPADLDGHTFTDTTTVLVADPVQAIDHIADAAVTALEQA from the coding sequence ATGCCTCATCCCTCCGCCCATCAACGGCCCGGCCACACCACCGCGGCCGGCGGTGATCCGGACTGGCAGGACTGGAGCGACGCGTGGACCCGGCACATCCCGGTCCTGACCGGCCGCACCGACCTGACCGTCACGGTCGCGCCCGGCGCGGGCGGCGGCGCCCCCGCCTGCTTCTACCCCGACCAGCGCCGCATCGAAGTCGACGCCACCCACATCGGCGCCCCCGATACCGCCAACCCGAAGCGGGCCGGCCACAAGCGGCTCGTGCCCACCGCCTACGGGTTGCTCGTCCACGAGGCCGCGCACGCCGCCCACAGCCAGTGGCGCACCCCGCCCGGCACCCCACCGGTCGTCGCCGCCGTCGCCGAGGTCCTCGAGGAGTCCCGCATCGAGTACCGGCAACGCACGCGCCGGCGCGGTGACCGGCGGTGGCTTCGCCACACCGTCACCACCCTGATCAGCGGCGGCGACGCCCCCGTCGACGACCCGTGGCACGCCGGACACCTCGCCGGGCTGCTCCTCGCCCGGGTCGACGCCCGCATCATCACCGCCAAGGACATCCGCGGTGTCCGCGCCGCTGTTACCGCGATCCTCGGCCGCAAGCGCCTCCTGCAGCTGCGAGACGTGTGGCGGCAGGCGCACGCCACCGACGACTCCGACGCCGACAGCATGGTCGACCTGGCGTGGCGGTGGTGCCGGATCCTCGGCATCGACCCCCGCCTGCAGCCGCAGACACCGGTACCGGATCCGGGCGTGTTCGCCGGCCGGCTCGCCCAGGCCCTGACCGACTACCTCGCCCACGCCGCCGGGCTCACCCCCGCCGAGTACCGGGCACAGCAGCTGAACGCCCGGTTCTCCGCCCCCGCGACCTGGAGCCGACGCGAGCCCACCGACGCCGAACGCGCCGCCGCCCGCCACCTCGCCGCCCGGCTGCGCCGCGCCCGCACCCACCAACCCGAACCCGACACCCGGCCCAGCCTCATCCCACCCGGCAGGCTCCGCACCCGCCACGCCATCACCGCCCAGGCGCAGCGCGCCGCCGGGACCATCCCCACCGCCACACCCTGGCAGCAGCGGGCCACGCTGCCGCCGCCGAAGCCGACCCTGCACCTGGGCGTCATCGTCGACGTGTCGTACTCGATGCACCCCTACGCCGGACCCATGTCGTCGGCCGGGTGGATCCTCGCCCACGCCGCCCGCAGCAACGACGCCGTCACCGCCACCATCGCGTTCGGCAGCGACGTCACCCTGCTCATCGGCCCACGGCAACGCCCTACCCAGGTGCTGGAGATGAACACGTTCGGCGGCAGCAGCACGTTCATCGACGCCGTCAAACTCGCCGATGAGGTCCTGCACCTGCGTCAACCCGGCAGGCTGCGGATGCTCGCGGTGGTCTCCGACGGCGACCTCGACGACATCCCGGCGGCGCAGCGGCTCGTCAGCGCCCTGCACCGCGCCGGATGCGCCGTGTTGTGGCTACGCCCCGCCGACCTGGACGGTCACACCTTCACCGACACCACCACCGTCCTGGTCGCCGACCCGGTGCAGGCCATCGACCACATCGCCGACGCCGCGGTCACCGCCCTCGAGCAGGCCTGA
- a CDS encoding MarR family transcriptional regulator: MTDASPQTAPAHSTFKVLAALAELGDAPAAAVAEHAGLGYSTTTSKLRAWEESGQAERFRTDDGRTLWRLTAAGCTATVTSRADSGQPPATPGTPDPAVEAEADGEQRHDGDDSAATTAADGHPAASGEPAEAEPGLDAPAAPDETATSPAEPGSAEEPASPTPVETAAGGPDAVSTAQAEDRSTKARRVGGSLRGTILDILEAHPDRQYKTGELAKLIDAGNAGNGAAKASPGAVANAATKLVATGKAVQTVERPATFQLAPANGGQ, translated from the coding sequence ATGACCGACGCATCACCGCAGACCGCTCCAGCGCACAGCACGTTCAAAGTCCTGGCCGCGCTCGCCGAACTCGGCGATGCGCCCGCCGCGGCGGTGGCCGAGCATGCCGGGCTCGGCTACTCCACGACCACCTCGAAGCTGCGCGCCTGGGAAGAGTCCGGGCAGGCGGAGCGGTTCCGCACCGACGACGGCCGCACCCTGTGGCGACTCACTGCCGCCGGCTGTACCGCCACCGTCACGTCCCGCGCCGACAGCGGGCAACCTCCCGCCACCCCGGGCACGCCCGATCCGGCTGTCGAGGCGGAGGCCGACGGCGAGCAGCGCCACGACGGTGACGACTCAGCCGCCACCACCGCGGCCGACGGCCACCCTGCGGCCAGCGGCGAGCCAGCAGAGGCGGAGCCTGGTCTCGACGCGCCGGCAGCCCCTGATGAGACGGCGACCAGCCCCGCCGAGCCCGGCAGCGCTGAAGAACCGGCCAGCCCGACGCCGGTGGAAACGGCAGCCGGCGGTCCCGACGCCGTGTCGACAGCGCAGGCCGAGGACCGCTCCACGAAGGCCCGCCGGGTCGGCGGATCGCTGCGCGGGACGATCCTGGACATCCTCGAAGCCCACCCCGACCGGCAGTACAAGACCGGAGAGCTCGCGAAGCTCATCGACGCCGGCAACGCCGGCAACGGCGCGGCCAAGGCCAGCCCGGGAGCGGTCGCCAACGCGGCCACGAAGCTCGTCGCCACCGGCAAGGCCGTGCAGACCGTCGAACGACCGGCCACCTTCCAGCTCGCGCCCGCCAACGGCGGCCAGTAG
- a CDS encoding DUF4192 domain-containing protein has protein sequence MSDKHRLPVTSPADLIAAVPYLLGFHPTDSLVLVGLAGTRVAVASRTDLPDPADPVGWADELMPQQLRMLRHAGVTTAIVIGYGPTDLVTPVVDTVTPRLRDAGIDVFDALRVTDRRYYSYLCQDLTCCPIDGVPFDPDRSDLTLHAIVAGCSTLPDRRALVASIAPIDGPARTAVTRATYKARARRRTLSAEGGRDALIRAGEDIVRETFARYADDQVLTDDELAWLTVLLPITAIRDTAWRATDSQPWHVALWSDITRRAQPDLAAPPASLLAFAAWRSGAGALASVAVDRALQANPSYSLAQLIDRALREGLPPSVLDGWPDQDFPTAP, from the coding sequence GTGAGCGACAAGCACCGCCTACCGGTTACCTCACCGGCTGACCTGATCGCCGCCGTGCCCTACCTGCTCGGCTTCCACCCCACCGACAGCCTGGTCCTCGTCGGTCTCGCCGGCACCCGCGTCGCTGTCGCCAGCCGCACCGACCTACCCGACCCCGCCGATCCGGTCGGCTGGGCCGACGAGCTGATGCCTCAACAGCTGCGCATGCTCCGCCACGCCGGCGTGACCACCGCGATCGTCATCGGCTACGGCCCCACCGATCTGGTCACGCCCGTCGTCGACACTGTCACGCCCCGGCTACGTGATGCCGGTATCGACGTGTTCGACGCGTTGCGGGTCACCGACCGCCGCTACTACTCCTACCTCTGCCAGGACCTCACCTGCTGCCCCATTGACGGGGTGCCCTTCGACCCCGACCGCAGCGACCTCACCCTGCACGCCATCGTCGCCGGTTGCAGCACCCTGCCCGACCGGCGGGCGCTCGTCGCCAGCATCGCCCCCATCGACGGTCCCGCCCGCACCGCCGTCACTCGCGCCACCTACAAGGCACGGGCACGCCGCCGCACCCTCTCTGCCGAGGGTGGTCGGGATGCGCTGATCCGCGCGGGCGAGGACATCGTGCGGGAAACGTTCGCCCGTTACGCCGACGACCAGGTGCTCACCGACGACGAGCTGGCCTGGCTCACGGTGCTCCTACCGATCACCGCGATCCGCGATACCGCGTGGCGGGCCACCGACTCGCAGCCCTGGCATGTCGCGCTGTGGAGCGACATCACCCGCCGCGCCCAACCCGACCTCGCCGCCCCACCCGCCAGCCTGCTCGCCTTCGCCGCCTGGCGCAGCGGCGCCGGAGCGTTGGCCTCCGTCGCCGTCGACCGCGCCCTGCAGGCGAACCCCAGCTACTCCCTCGCCCAGCTCATCGACCGGGCGCTACGCGAAGGGCTCCCCCCGTCCGTGCTCGACGGCTGGCCCGACCAGGACTTCCCCACCGCGCCCTGA
- a CDS encoding replication-relaxation family protein has protein sequence MRDRLDQLRRLTLRDRQLLAWLAEHYVLSATQITQAMFPSARSARLRLATLHSIEAVSRFVDVTTGDRQYLYTLGPLGMLVHPTTFHDPDHPDARTPRTSFERVARIVGSRNLRHLLGTNQLFIDLIQHARSHHDTHLRRWWSEQHATAAFAIAGVRPDGHGIWSAHRRTVGFFLEHDNATEPLGTVLAKLRAYSRLAEFGPRYPVLLRVPSRRREAHLLDALAGVPTAMPVAVGVHDEHPAGPAWTLAADPGLRRWLHELPSDHGPTSPATNPHRYIEDIDG, from the coding sequence ATGCGCGACCGTCTCGACCAGCTACGCAGACTCACCCTGCGCGATCGCCAGCTGTTGGCGTGGCTCGCGGAGCACTACGTGCTGTCCGCCACCCAGATCACCCAGGCCATGTTCCCCTCAGCCCGTTCCGCCCGCCTGCGCCTGGCGACCTTGCACTCCATCGAGGCCGTCAGCCGGTTCGTCGATGTCACCACCGGCGACCGGCAATACCTCTACACCCTCGGCCCGCTCGGCATGCTCGTGCACCCCACCACCTTCCACGACCCAGACCACCCCGACGCCCGCACCCCGCGCACCAGCTTCGAGCGCGTCGCGCGGATCGTCGGCAGCCGAAACCTGCGGCATCTGCTCGGCACCAACCAGCTGTTCATCGACCTGATCCAACACGCCCGCAGCCACCACGACACGCACCTGCGACGGTGGTGGTCGGAACAACACGCCACCGCCGCCTTCGCCATCGCCGGCGTCCGCCCCGACGGGCACGGCATCTGGTCCGCTCACCGCCGCACCGTCGGGTTCTTCCTCGAACACGACAACGCCACCGAACCTCTCGGCACGGTGCTGGCGAAGCTACGCGCCTACAGCCGGCTCGCCGAGTTCGGCCCCCGCTACCCGGTGCTGCTGCGCGTGCCGAGCCGCCGCCGCGAAGCCCACCTCCTCGACGCCCTCGCCGGCGTGCCCACCGCCATGCCCGTGGCCGTCGGCGTCCACGACGAGCACCCCGCCGGACCCGCCTGGACCCTCGCCGCGGACCCCGGCCTGCGCCGGTGGCTCCACGAGCTGCCCAGCGACCACGGCCCCACCAGCCCGGCGACCAACCCCCACCGCTACATCGAGGACATCGACGGCTGA
- a CDS encoding DUF4314 domain-containing protein, translating into MTYQPGERVALVHTTDPHTLLRPGDEGTVRRYHPDPRILDVDWDNGSHLSMCLDAGDRVRRAGRAGPPDTGWQQVLDTLSAAGATVGRAAAQWWAQEALGGRAVGDVRPAARRILAALDDGDPAVLDGLPTADPYFLGDDKARYAEAAPPGAPAWQELTAHRVDEARWVWCGGFDDAVTDEVARQCRIVLHPSGDDRDLSHLHPDRVRLGGPGVFAGDWAWTPNADGEMRVPVGFAGTLVDTWNGWAVFTCTRGVAEAIVADQQAARDRYRKHLAAHGVTGVQQDRLVDESMARMRFDGDVVDVDETRVHGDPDAVERITAGADGRYTVMGRSWTWIAVHPYDCDRIAGDLPDPVEQPPRPAA; encoded by the coding sequence GTGACCTACCAGCCGGGCGAGCGCGTGGCGCTCGTACACACTACCGATCCGCACACTCTCCTGCGGCCCGGTGACGAAGGCACGGTCCGCCGCTACCACCCGGATCCGCGGATCCTCGACGTCGACTGGGACAACGGCTCCCACCTGTCCATGTGCCTCGATGCGGGCGACCGCGTCCGCCGCGCCGGGCGGGCCGGCCCGCCGGACACCGGCTGGCAGCAGGTCCTCGACACGCTGAGCGCCGCGGGCGCCACCGTCGGCCGAGCAGCCGCGCAGTGGTGGGCCCAGGAGGCTCTCGGCGGCCGGGCGGTCGGCGATGTCCGGCCGGCGGCACGGCGGATCCTCGCCGCCCTCGACGACGGCGACCCTGCGGTGCTCGACGGGCTGCCGACCGCCGACCCGTACTTCCTCGGCGATGACAAGGCCCGCTACGCGGAGGCCGCCCCGCCTGGCGCGCCGGCGTGGCAGGAGCTGACCGCCCACCGGGTGGACGAGGCCCGGTGGGTGTGGTGCGGCGGGTTCGACGACGCGGTCACCGACGAGGTGGCGCGGCAATGTCGGATCGTCCTGCACCCCAGCGGTGACGACCGCGACCTGAGCCACCTACACCCGGACAGGGTGCGGCTTGGCGGGCCGGGAGTGTTCGCCGGGGACTGGGCGTGGACACCGAACGCCGACGGCGAGATGCGGGTTCCGGTCGGGTTCGCCGGGACGCTGGTCGACACCTGGAACGGGTGGGCGGTGTTCACCTGCACCCGGGGCGTGGCGGAGGCGATCGTCGCCGACCAGCAGGCCGCCCGCGACCGCTACCGCAAGCACCTCGCCGCCCACGGTGTCACCGGGGTGCAGCAGGACCGCCTGGTCGACGAGTCGATGGCGCGGATGCGCTTCGACGGCGACGTCGTCGACGTCGACGAGACCCGGGTGCACGGCGACCCGGACGCGGTCGAACGCATCACCGCCGGCGCGGACGGCCGGTACACGGTGATGGGCCGGTCGTGGACGTGGATAGCCGTGCACCCCTACGACTGCGACCGCATCGCCGGTGACCTCCCTGACCCGGTGGAGCAGCCACCAAGGCCAGCTGCCTGA
- a CDS encoding type IV secretory system conjugative DNA transfer family protein has protein sequence MPATGLSRWVADVADWSVQRPWLLAVAAAWFIACVAGRNLLDLWRHRRHADNARVVTIAPPPQVDATGAAALWANLAGTLTPSRRRRLLYGSPYVVWQYTWTGRRLLISIWVPGTVPRGAVEAAVRAAWPGAATTTEAAGPPIPLEVRAAVGGHLLPTAAEWLPFATDHDNDPLRALMSAGSGLKANEHACVQVLARPATARRAARARRAAGRLRDGKTAVPMINAAAPLLWLIELFLPGRSGGSRSTVPAGRRDPGVERDVRAILDKTSHPLWQTGIRYAVAKNSQRSGTDPQGRLRAVADAVASSFAVYAGRNRLALRARMSSAVAVLARRRLGAGFLTSTPELAAFAALPQDLAVPGLDRARAKSMPAPVAVPTGGRGAKVLGDAEVGGHAVALAVPDARYHTHVIGSTGSGKTTLLVNMAVDDIRAGRGTVVIDPHGDMVLDILDRLPADVADRVVLFDPDQPNPPTLNPLSGDDPDLVVDNLVSIFGNIFAKAWGPRMDDVMRVACLTLLRHANVTLQHIPPLLNSAQFRSAMTVNLDDPAGLSGFWQWYDELNPALRSQVIGPVLARLRAFLLRDFVKRTMRYPRSSFDMGKVLDGGVLLVRIPKGTLGEDTSKLLGSLVLAQVWQAATARAKTAPERRRDATLIIDEAQNFLTLANSLDTMLAEARKYRLSLVLSHQDLAQFPRDLLAAASANARNKIYFSCAPEDARVLARHTLPELDEHDLTHLDAYTAVARLVVNGRQTPAFTLKTRPPKPVVGEATAIRQVAAASVPPQDTSAIDDLVEQHSRRGGQPNKGRRR, from the coding sequence GTGCCTGCGACCGGGCTCAGCCGCTGGGTCGCCGACGTCGCCGACTGGTCGGTGCAGCGGCCGTGGCTGCTCGCTGTGGCCGCGGCATGGTTCATCGCCTGCGTCGCCGGCCGTAACCTGCTCGACCTGTGGCGGCACCGCCGGCACGCCGACAATGCCCGCGTGGTGACGATCGCCCCGCCACCGCAGGTCGACGCCACCGGCGCCGCGGCGCTGTGGGCGAACCTGGCCGGCACCTTGACCCCGTCCCGGCGCCGCCGGCTGCTTTACGGCAGCCCGTACGTGGTGTGGCAGTACACGTGGACCGGGCGGCGGCTGCTGATTTCGATCTGGGTGCCTGGCACCGTGCCGCGGGGTGCGGTCGAGGCGGCGGTGCGGGCCGCGTGGCCCGGTGCCGCGACCACCACCGAGGCGGCTGGCCCGCCGATTCCGCTCGAGGTGCGTGCCGCGGTGGGCGGGCACCTCCTGCCCACTGCCGCGGAATGGCTGCCCTTCGCGACCGATCATGACAACGATCCGCTGCGGGCTCTGATGTCGGCAGGATCCGGACTCAAGGCCAACGAGCACGCCTGCGTGCAGGTCCTCGCCCGCCCCGCCACGGCCCGCCGTGCGGCGAGGGCGCGGCGGGCGGCCGGGCGGCTGCGTGATGGCAAGACCGCCGTCCCGATGATCAATGCGGCGGCGCCGCTGCTGTGGCTGATCGAACTGTTCCTTCCTGGCCGCAGCGGCGGCTCCCGGTCGACCGTCCCGGCCGGACGCCGCGACCCCGGCGTCGAGCGGGACGTGCGGGCGATCCTGGACAAGACCTCCCACCCGCTGTGGCAGACCGGCATTCGCTACGCCGTCGCCAAGAACAGCCAGCGCAGCGGAACCGACCCGCAGGGCCGGCTACGGGCCGTGGCGGACGCGGTCGCCTCCAGTTTCGCCGTCTACGCCGGCCGCAACCGTCTCGCGCTCCGGGCCCGCATGTCCTCGGCGGTCGCGGTCCTTGCCCGCCGTCGCCTCGGTGCGGGGTTCCTGACCTCGACGCCGGAGCTGGCCGCGTTCGCCGCGCTGCCGCAGGACTTGGCCGTGCCCGGCCTGGACAGGGCGCGGGCGAAGTCCATGCCCGCCCCGGTGGCCGTGCCCACCGGCGGTCGTGGCGCGAAGGTCCTCGGTGACGCGGAGGTCGGCGGCCACGCGGTGGCCCTGGCGGTGCCGGATGCGAGGTATCACACGCACGTGATCGGATCCACGGGCTCCGGGAAGACGACGCTGCTGGTCAACATGGCCGTTGACGACATCAGAGCGGGCCGCGGGACGGTGGTCATCGACCCGCACGGGGACATGGTCCTGGACATCCTCGACCGGCTCCCCGCCGACGTCGCGGACCGGGTGGTGCTGTTCGATCCCGACCAGCCCAACCCGCCGACGCTGAACCCGCTGTCCGGCGACGACCCCGACCTGGTGGTCGACAACCTCGTGTCGATCTTCGGGAACATCTTCGCCAAGGCGTGGGGACCCCGGATGGACGACGTGATGCGGGTGGCCTGTCTGACCCTGCTGCGCCACGCCAACGTCACCCTTCAGCACATCCCTCCGCTGCTCAACAGCGCGCAGTTCCGGTCGGCGATGACGGTCAACCTCGACGACCCGGCCGGGCTGTCCGGGTTCTGGCAGTGGTACGACGAGCTCAACCCCGCGCTGCGCTCCCAGGTCATCGGGCCCGTCCTCGCCCGTCTGCGGGCGTTCCTGCTGCGCGATTTCGTCAAGCGCACCATGCGCTACCCACGCTCCAGCTTCGACATGGGCAAGGTCCTCGACGGCGGTGTCCTGCTGGTGCGCATCCCCAAAGGCACCCTGGGCGAGGACACCAGCAAGCTGCTCGGCTCCCTCGTCCTCGCGCAGGTGTGGCAGGCCGCCACCGCCCGGGCGAAGACCGCGCCCGAGCGTCGCCGGGACGCGACCCTGATCATCGACGAGGCGCAGAACTTCCTCACCCTCGCCAACTCGCTGGACACGATGCTCGCCGAGGCCCGCAAGTACCGGCTGTCCCTCGTCCTGTCCCACCAGGACCTCGCGCAGTTCCCCCGCGACCTGCTCGCCGCCGCCTCCGCCAACGCCCGCAACAAGATCTACTTCTCGTGCGCGCCGGAGGATGCTCGAGTCCTCGCGCGGCACACCCTGCCCGAACTCGACGAGCACGACCTGACCCACCTCGACGCCTACACCGCCGTCGCCCGCCTCGTGGTCAACGGCCGGCAGACTCCAGCGTTCACCCTGAAGACGCGTCCACCAAAGCCGGTCGTGGGTGAGGCCACCGCCATCCGGCAGGTCGCTGCCGCCTCGGTGCCACCCCAGGACACCAGCGCCATCGACGACCTCGTTGAGCAGCACTCCCGACGGGGCGGCCAACCCAACAAGGGCCGCCGGCGGTAA
- a CDS encoding AAA family ATPase, producing MEPATAPDTADDTPPGGDRRPGYLYRQVAAYLASHPDQVLKVGEVTTAIAARSTGAVFEALKKMAAAGYATHQTGPHRFQITNAGIDAAGAMPPPAPRSSGGGRGVGRRRPVPRPNGDLYFPRRLAGATDVDVLRRLRDKRIPVLLYGPPGTGKTALVEAAFPDLLTVAGTGDTVVEDFLGNFIPLPGGGYEFVYGPLVTAMREGRALLIDDATLIPPKVLAVLYPAMDGRRVITIPGYRNERVEAVDGFYVIAGHNPGVHGAILTEALASRFEVHIEVTTDWDLARHLGVPAPAVQAAIALNADLAAGRVSWAPQLRELLGFARVRKTLGLPAAIGNLAGRAPEDDRSAVTAALQQHFGADVTALTLGKQR from the coding sequence ATGGAACCTGCCACCGCACCCGACACCGCCGACGACACGCCACCCGGCGGTGACCGTCGGCCCGGCTATCTCTACCGACAGGTCGCCGCCTACCTCGCCAGCCATCCCGACCAGGTCCTGAAGGTCGGCGAGGTGACCACCGCGATCGCCGCCCGATCCACCGGCGCGGTCTTCGAAGCCCTCAAAAAGATGGCCGCCGCTGGATACGCGACTCACCAGACCGGCCCGCACCGCTTTCAGATCACGAACGCCGGCATCGACGCCGCCGGCGCCATGCCACCGCCTGCCCCGCGATCCTCCGGCGGCGGCCGCGGGGTGGGGCGGCGGCGGCCGGTGCCACGCCCGAACGGCGACCTCTACTTTCCCCGCCGGCTCGCCGGTGCCACCGACGTGGACGTGCTGCGCCGGCTGCGAGACAAGCGCATCCCCGTGCTGCTCTACGGCCCGCCCGGCACCGGCAAGACCGCCCTCGTCGAGGCCGCGTTCCCCGACCTTCTCACTGTGGCCGGGACGGGCGACACCGTCGTGGAGGACTTCCTCGGCAACTTCATCCCCCTCCCCGGCGGCGGGTACGAGTTCGTCTACGGCCCGCTCGTGACTGCGATGCGGGAAGGGCGGGCGCTGCTCATTGACGACGCCACCCTCATCCCGCCGAAGGTTCTCGCTGTGCTGTACCCGGCGATGGACGGTCGGCGGGTGATCACGATCCCCGGGTACCGCAACGAACGGGTCGAGGCCGTCGACGGGTTCTACGTCATCGCCGGCCACAACCCCGGCGTCCACGGCGCCATCCTCACCGAGGCCCTCGCGTCCCGGTTTGAGGTGCACATCGAGGTCACGACCGACTGGGACCTCGCCCGCCACCTCGGCGTCCCCGCCCCCGCCGTGCAAGCGGCCATCGCGCTAAACGCTGACCTGGCGGCGGGGCGGGTGTCGTGGGCGCCGCAGCTACGCGAGCTGCTCGGCTTCGCCCGCGTCCGTAAAACCCTCGGCCTGCCCGCGGCAATAGGCAACCTCGCCGGCCGCGCCCCGGAAGACGACCGGTCGGCGGTCACCGCCGCCCTGCAACAGCACTTCGGCGCGGACGTGACCGCGCTGACCCTCGGCAAGCAACGCTGA
- a CDS encoding C40 family peptidase: MSARTLGAIAAGVVALLVLCAGGIGAMFTGGGTASAACFSAVGPDGQPLLPSITVSPPSVAGAGGWSSEQVGNAATIVAVGAELRVPPRGWVVALATAMQESSLRNLPGGDRDSVGLFQQRPSQGWGTPAQLRDPRYASGKFYAALLAVDGWQGMPLTDAAQAVQRSAFPGAYATWEDDAIALVRVLTGGTPAGPVAGDLEQAMSNPLCLADGGDGQFGGEAVPLPSAFTLPPVTPLPVVTAIGWALAQLGSPYTFGGDCTAPHSGIARHQCDCSSLMQQAYRAAGISIPGTTSDQVHTGTPVTDYRDLRPGDLLFIPGSRGSPSRPGHVGMYLGQGLIVQAPHTGDVVKISRLAAWSGRLAGVRRIVA, translated from the coding sequence GTGAGCGCTCGCACCCTCGGCGCCATTGCAGCGGGTGTGGTCGCCCTGCTCGTGTTGTGCGCGGGCGGGATCGGGGCGATGTTCACCGGCGGTGGCACCGCCTCGGCCGCCTGCTTCAGCGCGGTCGGGCCCGACGGCCAGCCGCTGCTGCCCAGCATCACCGTGTCCCCACCCTCCGTTGCCGGTGCGGGCGGGTGGAGCAGCGAGCAGGTGGGCAACGCCGCAACGATCGTCGCTGTCGGCGCGGAGCTGCGGGTTCCGCCACGGGGCTGGGTCGTCGCCCTGGCCACCGCGATGCAGGAATCGAGCCTGCGGAACCTGCCCGGCGGGGACCGCGACTCGGTCGGTCTGTTCCAACAGCGCCCCTCTCAAGGTTGGGGCACGCCTGCCCAGCTGCGGGATCCGCGCTACGCCTCAGGCAAGTTCTATGCGGCGCTGCTCGCCGTCGACGGGTGGCAGGGCATGCCGCTCACCGATGCCGCGCAGGCGGTGCAACGCTCCGCGTTCCCCGGCGCCTACGCCACGTGGGAGGACGACGCGATCGCCCTGGTCCGCGTCCTGACCGGCGGCACCCCGGCCGGCCCGGTCGCGGGTGATCTGGAGCAGGCGATGAGCAATCCGCTGTGCCTGGCCGACGGCGGTGACGGCCAGTTCGGCGGCGAGGCGGTCCCGCTGCCGTCCGCGTTCACCCTGCCGCCGGTGACGCCGCTACCGGTGGTTACCGCGATCGGCTGGGCCCTGGCCCAGCTCGGCAGCCCGTACACCTTCGGCGGGGACTGCACCGCCCCGCACTCCGGCATCGCCCGGCACCAGTGCGACTGCTCGTCGCTGATGCAGCAGGCCTACCGGGCCGCCGGCATCAGCATCCCCGGCACCACCAGCGACCAGGTCCACACGGGGACACCGGTCACCGACTACCGCGACCTGCGGCCGGGGGACCTGCTGTTCATCCCCGGCAGTCGTGGCAGCCCGAGCAGGCCGGGCCATGTCGGCATGTACCTCGGCCAAGGACTGATCGTCCAGGCCCCACACACCGGCGACGTCGTCAAGATCAGCCGCCTCGCGGCCTGGAGCGGCCGGCTCGCCGGCGTCCGCCGCATCGTCGCCTGA
- a CDS encoding GGDEF domain-containing protein, with product MSPILHAIVTTVGGILAGLALAGALLWRQQQALEAARYDAAHDDITGLPNRRLLLARLRAALTENAACGLVLLDLDRFKTVNDTLGHDAGNVLLAQVGRILAGLQAPVEIAARLSGDEFALLVRGDHDDTAAVAHTAWRTIGAAPIGLDSGDISVSASVGYTHTHLNTPPRQLLAEADEAMYHAKRTGIGVCGHHPLTTPPGRRSRDRHHR from the coding sequence GTGTCTCCCATCCTGCACGCGATCGTCACCACCGTCGGCGGGATCCTCGCCGGCCTCGCCCTCGCCGGCGCCCTGCTGTGGCGCCAGCAGCAGGCCCTCGAAGCGGCCCGCTACGACGCCGCCCACGACGACATCACCGGCCTGCCCAACCGGCGGCTCCTGCTCGCCCGTCTGCGCGCCGCCCTCACCGAGAACGCGGCGTGCGGGCTGGTGCTGCTCGACCTCGACCGGTTCAAGACCGTCAACGACACCTTGGGCCACGACGCCGGCAACGTTCTGCTCGCCCAGGTCGGGCGGATCCTCGCCGGCCTGCAGGCACCGGTCGAGATCGCCGCCCGCCTCTCCGGCGACGAGTTCGCGCTGCTCGTGCGCGGCGACCACGACGACACCGCCGCCGTGGCCCATACCGCCTGGCGCACCATCGGCGCCGCCCCCATCGGCCTGGACTCCGGCGACATCAGCGTCAGCGCCTCCGTCGGCTACACCCACACCCACCTCAACACGCCACCCCGGCAGCTGCTCGCCGAAGCCGACGAGGCCATGTACCACGCCAAGCGCACCGGCATCGGCGTCTGCGGACACCACCCGCTCACCACACCGCCAGGCCGGCGCAGCCGGGACCGCCACCACCGCTGA